A genomic segment from Pseudomonas sp. S09G 359 encodes:
- a CDS encoding 5-carboxymethyl-2-hydroxymuconate Delta-isomerase, with the protein MPHLHLEYTANLTNLAVEKTLLRLNNVLMASGQFGSEFDIKSRAVKVESFQVGTSLSPRGFIAVKLSLLSGRSPQVKQELSQSLLAALQDQSDWPADVQVQLSVLLVDMDRDSYSKVAIG; encoded by the coding sequence ATGCCGCATCTGCACCTGGAATACACCGCCAACCTGACGAATCTCGCCGTCGAGAAAACCCTGTTGCGGCTCAATAACGTGCTGATGGCGTCCGGGCAGTTCGGTTCCGAGTTCGACATCAAAAGCCGCGCGGTGAAAGTCGAGAGCTTTCAGGTCGGCACTTCCCTCAGCCCACGCGGTTTTATCGCGGTGAAGCTGTCGCTGCTCAGTGGGCGGTCGCCGCAGGTCAAGCAGGAGTTGTCGCAGAGCCTGTTGGCAGCGTTGCAGGATCAGAGCGACTGGCCGGCGGATGTGCAGGTTCAACTCAGTGTCCTGCTGGTGGATATGGATCGCGATTCCTACAGCAAAGTCGCCATCGGCTGA
- a CDS encoding LysR family transcriptional regulator — translation MLNSNLLRKLDMQDLMVFIAVYDQSSVTEVSETLFVSQSTVSYSLKKLRTSFEDELFINTRAGMRPTYKATTMYGHVQKILESINLCHAGGQAFDPTQKAVTFNVCAPEYFEQLILPRLLKNFDQADLPVIVNVQKLETDIPADDLREGRLDLVICFGPHFHRAHKDFKTQMLLEDDLVCVFDKRSAPREPAFSLQSFVERRHVFPTPWTSDTNMIDGWLARQAHKRQVIARANSYGAALKMITGTDFVVTLPRRVQKLLAPASAFGHCEAPNGLPGFTLDMQWNETSEQDSANTWFREQVVKVCADQGLL, via the coding sequence ATGCTAAACAGTAACTTGCTCAGAAAGCTCGACATGCAGGACCTGATGGTGTTTATCGCCGTCTACGACCAGAGCAGTGTTACCGAGGTGTCAGAAACGCTGTTTGTCAGCCAGTCCACCGTGAGTTACAGCCTGAAGAAATTGCGCACCAGTTTCGAGGATGAGCTGTTTATCAACACACGGGCGGGTATGCGTCCTACGTACAAGGCCACCACCATGTACGGCCATGTGCAGAAAATCCTCGAAAGCATCAACCTCTGCCACGCCGGTGGCCAAGCCTTCGACCCCACCCAGAAGGCCGTGACGTTCAACGTGTGCGCACCGGAATACTTCGAACAGTTGATCCTGCCGCGCCTGTTGAAAAACTTCGACCAGGCCGACCTGCCGGTCATCGTCAATGTGCAGAAGCTGGAAACCGATATCCCCGCCGACGACCTGCGCGAAGGCCGATTGGACCTGGTGATCTGCTTCGGTCCGCACTTTCATCGCGCCCACAAGGATTTCAAGACCCAGATGCTGCTGGAGGACGACCTGGTATGCGTCTTCGATAAACGCTCGGCGCCCCGGGAGCCGGCGTTCAGCCTGCAATCCTTCGTGGAACGGCGCCACGTGTTCCCCACACCGTGGACCTCCGACACCAACATGATCGACGGCTGGCTGGCGCGCCAGGCGCACAAGCGCCAGGTGATCGCCCGGGCCAACAGCTATGGTGCGGCACTGAAAATGATCACCGGCACCGACTTTGTCGTCACCCTGCCGCGCCGCGTGCAAAAACTGTTGGCGCCAGCCTCGGCATTCGGCCATTGCGAGGCGCCCAACGGGTTGCCAGGGTTTACCTTGGATATGCAGTGGAATGAAACCAGTGAACAGGACAGCGCCAATACCTGGTTTCGCGAGCAGGTGGTGAAGGTGTGCGCGGATCAGGGGTTGTTATAA
- a CDS encoding cyanate transporter, with protein sequence METVHAKPTTALWLMISVVLVALNLRPSMAAVGPLLSSIRADVPLSFSSAALLTMLPVMAMGLAMFFGMGLSKRVGEHRSIVVSLLVIGVATLSRLFLDSALELIVSAIAAGVGIAMIQALMPALIKSRFSDNVSLFMGLYVTAIMGGAALAASFSPFVQVHTSSWRIGLAIWAALALLALVFWYAQRAVLPPLPNAGGGAHEGFFGNRRAWLLAIFFGLGTASYTCVLAWLAPYYVEQGWSEQNAGLLLGFLTAMEVVSGLVTPAIANRRRDKRGVVAVLLVLIILGFCGLILLPQHLSLLWPCLLGLGIGGLFPMSLILSLDHLDNPRRAGGLTAFVQGIGYLIAGLSPLIAGMIRDRLGSFEWAWWSLTAVVVVMLLILTRFNPAHYARHIR encoded by the coding sequence ATGGAAACCGTTCACGCAAAACCCACCACCGCCCTCTGGCTGATGATCAGCGTGGTACTCGTCGCGCTTAACCTGCGTCCGTCGATGGCCGCCGTGGGGCCGCTGCTGTCGTCGATCCGCGCCGACGTGCCGTTGAGTTTCAGCAGCGCGGCGTTGCTGACCATGCTGCCGGTAATGGCCATGGGCTTGGCGATGTTTTTCGGCATGGGCCTGTCCAAGCGTGTTGGCGAGCACCGCAGCATTGTGGTGTCGTTGCTGGTGATTGGCGTGGCCACGCTGTCGCGGTTGTTTCTGGATTCGGCGCTGGAATTGATTGTCAGCGCCATCGCGGCCGGCGTGGGGATTGCGATGATCCAGGCGTTGATGCCGGCGCTGATCAAATCGCGCTTCAGCGACAACGTTTCGCTGTTCATGGGGCTGTACGTCACGGCCATCATGGGCGGCGCGGCGTTGGCCGCGTCCTTTTCGCCGTTCGTGCAGGTACACACCAGCAGTTGGCGCATCGGCCTGGCGATCTGGGCCGCGCTCGCGTTGCTGGCCCTGGTGTTCTGGTACGCCCAACGCGCGGTGCTGCCACCCTTGCCGAATGCGGGTGGCGGCGCGCACGAGGGGTTTTTCGGCAATCGTCGCGCCTGGTTGCTGGCGATCTTTTTTGGCCTTGGCACCGCGTCCTACACCTGCGTGCTGGCGTGGCTGGCGCCGTATTATGTGGAGCAAGGCTGGAGCGAACAGAACGCCGGTTTGCTGCTGGGATTCCTGACCGCAATGGAAGTGGTGTCCGGCCTGGTCACCCCGGCCATCGCCAACCGTCGCCGGGATAAACGCGGTGTGGTCGCAGTGCTGCTGGTGCTGATCATTCTCGGGTTCTGCGGCCTGATTCTTTTACCGCAACACCTGAGTTTGCTATGGCCGTGCCTGCTCGGCCTGGGTATCGGCGGGCTGTTCCCCATGAGCCTGATCCTGTCCCTCGACCACCTGGACAACCCTCGCCGTGCCGGTGGCCTGACCGCCTTCGTGCAAGGCATCGGCTACCTGATCGCTGGCCTGTCGCCACTTATCGCGGGGATGATCCGTGACAGGCTTGGCAGCTTCGAATGGGCCTGGTGGTCACTGACCGCCGTAGTCGTGGTGATGCTGCTGATCCTCACACGCTTCAACCCAGCGCATTACGCACGGCATATTCGCTGA